In Oryza sativa Japonica Group chromosome 11, ASM3414082v1, the following are encoded in one genomic region:
- the LOC136351069 gene encoding putative disease resistance protein RGA3 isoform X1: MILQFWRLWVRLTMDMLISAVASDLVSRFISYLVHKSEKQHTTTEQDLERLKSVLLRIYTIVEEAEARQIRNRGMILQLKGLMEGMFLGYYVLDSFQFQCVEEEGVDEDHQVSCKRLRFSTCTRSTSLLSLGTENTPVLKNVIESLETKICDVRELVVLLASCPRLPQQPYCTYLFMEKSLFGRHVEKEQVIDFILHDDQNLAVLPIIGPHRIGKRTLVHHACQDERVRGRFLNIVFFHGDDLGNISLMPSTKYLCIVEFSWDVDAEAWKIFRSSMKKAAISGSKVIIIGRTDEIAKWGTTPAIRLNRLSPEMYWYYFKALSFGSMNPDDHPKLASLGMQLATELQGSFLGANILGHILRGNPSAEIWSGFLMSLRMSRKRLSIFEEHPPEKNHPSHTAEVAFMNYRGCMLYDLREAGHFQSDIPRLTPAGVELEGKIPCDLGFDVLVWRSQIPPFCNYIATFLQPKPRRIVRRNKNPLAVSITYQS; the protein is encoded by the exons ATGATCCTCCAGTTTTGGCGCCTATG GGTTAGGCTCACAATGGACATGCTCATCTCTGCAGTTGCAAGTGATCTTGTGAGCCGGTTCATCTCCTACCTGGTCCATAAATCTGAGAAGCAGCACACGACAACAGAGCAGGACCTGGAGAGGCTGAAGAGTGTTCTCCTAAGGATCTACACCATAGTTGAGGAGGCGGAGGCACGACAAATCAGGAACAGAGGAATGATCCTTCAACTCAAGGGTCTCATGGAAGGTATGTTTCTTGGGTATTATGTTCTTGACTCCTTCCAGTTCCAGTGTGTTGAAGAGGAGGGTGTAGATGAAGATCACCAGGTCAGTTGCAAGCGCCTTCGGTTCAGTACCTGCACAAGGAGCACTTCATTGTTATCACTCGGTACAGAGAACACACCTGTGCTTAAGAATGTTATTGAAAGTTTGGAGACCAAAATTTGTGATGTGAGGGAGCTTGTTGTGCTGCTAGCCAGTTGCCCTCGTCTTCCTCAGCAACCCTATTGCACATATCTGTTCATGGAAAAGAGTTTGTTTGGTCGCCATGTCGAGAAAGAGCAAGTAATCGACTTTATACTACATGATGATCAGAACCTGGCTGTCCTTCCTATCATTGGGCCTCACAGAATTGGGAAGAGAACCCTTGTCCATCATGCTTGTCAAGATGAACGGGTTCGTGGTCGCTTCCTGAATATTGTTTTCTTCCATGGTGATGATCTTGGAAACATTTCATTAATGCCTTCAACGAAATACTTGTGCATAGTTGAGTTCAGTTGGGATGTTGATGCGGAAGCATGGAAGATCTTTCGATCATCTATGAAGAAGGCAGCTATAAGTGGCAGTAAAGTCATTATCATAGGAAGAACAGATGAGATTGCCAAGTGGGGAACAACACCAGCAATCAGGTTGAACAGATTGTCACCAGAAATGTACTGGTACTACTTCAAGGCACTTTCTTTTGGAAGCATGAACCCTGACGACCATCCAAAGCTGGCTTCTCTAGGAATGCAACTGGCAACAGAACTACAGGGATCATTTCTTGGTGCAAACATACTTGGCCACATACTAAGGGGTAATCCAAGTGCTGAAATCTGGAGTGGGTTCTTGATGAGCTTGAGGATGTCACGAAAGCGCTTATCCATCTTCGAGGAGCATCCTCCTGAGAAGAACCACCCTTCTCATACAGCTGAAGTAGCGTTCATGAATTATCGAGGTTGTATGTTGTATGATCTTAGGGAGGCTGGCCATTTCCAGAGTGATATTCCCAGATTAACACCAGCAGGAGTAGAGCTAGAAGGCAAAATTCCTtgtgatttggggtttgatgtGCTGGTATGGAGATCTCAAATCCCGCCATTCTGCAACTACATAGCTACATTTTTGCAGCCAAAGCCCCGGCGCATTGTCAGAAGGAACAAGAATCCCCTGGCAGTTAGTATTACTTATCAATCATGA
- the LOC136351069 gene encoding putative disease resistance protein RGA3 isoform X2: protein MADHNLRNDPPVLAPMVVASDLVSRFISYLVHKSEKQHTTTEQDLERLKSVLLRIYTIVEEAEARQIRNRGMILQLKGLMEGMFLGYYVLDSFQFQCVEEEGVDEDHQVSCKRLRFSTCTRSTSLLSLGTENTPVLKNVIESLETKICDVRELVVLLASCPRLPQQPYCTYLFMEKSLFGRHVEKEQVIDFILHDDQNLAVLPIIGPHRIGKRTLVHHACQDERVRGRFLNIVFFHGDDLGNISLMPSTKYLCIVEFSWDVDAEAWKIFRSSMKKAAISGSKVIIIGRTDEIAKWGTTPAIRLNRLSPEMYWYYFKALSFGSMNPDDHPKLASLGMQLATELQGSFLGANILGHILRGNPSAEIWSGFLMSLRMSRKRLSIFEEHPPEKNHPSHTAEVAFMNYRGCMLYDLREAGHFQSDIPRLTPAGVELEGKIPCDLGFDVLVWRSQIPPFCNYIATFLQPKPRRIVRRNKNPLAVSITYQS from the exons ATGGCAGATCACAACCTGAGGAATGATCCTCCAGTTTTGGCGCCTATGGTAG TTGCAAGTGATCTTGTGAGCCGGTTCATCTCCTACCTGGTCCATAAATCTGAGAAGCAGCACACGACAACAGAGCAGGACCTGGAGAGGCTGAAGAGTGTTCTCCTAAGGATCTACACCATAGTTGAGGAGGCGGAGGCACGACAAATCAGGAACAGAGGAATGATCCTTCAACTCAAGGGTCTCATGGAAGGTATGTTTCTTGGGTATTATGTTCTTGACTCCTTCCAGTTCCAGTGTGTTGAAGAGGAGGGTGTAGATGAAGATCACCAGGTCAGTTGCAAGCGCCTTCGGTTCAGTACCTGCACAAGGAGCACTTCATTGTTATCACTCGGTACAGAGAACACACCTGTGCTTAAGAATGTTATTGAAAGTTTGGAGACCAAAATTTGTGATGTGAGGGAGCTTGTTGTGCTGCTAGCCAGTTGCCCTCGTCTTCCTCAGCAACCCTATTGCACATATCTGTTCATGGAAAAGAGTTTGTTTGGTCGCCATGTCGAGAAAGAGCAAGTAATCGACTTTATACTACATGATGATCAGAACCTGGCTGTCCTTCCTATCATTGGGCCTCACAGAATTGGGAAGAGAACCCTTGTCCATCATGCTTGTCAAGATGAACGGGTTCGTGGTCGCTTCCTGAATATTGTTTTCTTCCATGGTGATGATCTTGGAAACATTTCATTAATGCCTTCAACGAAATACTTGTGCATAGTTGAGTTCAGTTGGGATGTTGATGCGGAAGCATGGAAGATCTTTCGATCATCTATGAAGAAGGCAGCTATAAGTGGCAGTAAAGTCATTATCATAGGAAGAACAGATGAGATTGCCAAGTGGGGAACAACACCAGCAATCAGGTTGAACAGATTGTCACCAGAAATGTACTGGTACTACTTCAAGGCACTTTCTTTTGGAAGCATGAACCCTGACGACCATCCAAAGCTGGCTTCTCTAGGAATGCAACTGGCAACAGAACTACAGGGATCATTTCTTGGTGCAAACATACTTGGCCACATACTAAGGGGTAATCCAAGTGCTGAAATCTGGAGTGGGTTCTTGATGAGCTTGAGGATGTCACGAAAGCGCTTATCCATCTTCGAGGAGCATCCTCCTGAGAAGAACCACCCTTCTCATACAGCTGAAGTAGCGTTCATGAATTATCGAGGTTGTATGTTGTATGATCTTAGGGAGGCTGGCCATTTCCAGAGTGATATTCCCAGATTAACACCAGCAGGAGTAGAGCTAGAAGGCAAAATTCCTtgtgatttggggtttgatgtGCTGGTATGGAGATCTCAAATCCCGCCATTCTGCAACTACATAGCTACATTTTTGCAGCCAAAGCCCCGGCGCATTGTCAGAAGGAACAAGAATCCCCTGGCAGTTAGTATTACTTATCAATCATGA
- the LOC9267552 gene encoding disease resistance protein RGA2 isoform X3 → MVTTFSTRSPSNPQKKRASKMRSTTNLKGVVEDLETKIADMREFVMLLGSYPRLPRQPYSTYLFMDKCMFGRRVEKEKVIDFLLCSDLPDTYVSILPIIGPHRIGKKTLVQHACQDDRVKSCFSHIFFFKEDDLKMGELLLNSKASPGKYLFVIEFICDVNEAAWTKFQSYLQNMPSTEIKVVIIGRTDDVTKFGTTQPIRMKRLSEEEYWYYFKALSFGSMNPDEHPKLASLGMQLATEMNGSFLGANILGELLRANPNTQFWQSILLSLRGFVQKNLCWFGVHPEDLLERNTPVDFTRMAFLGAQVHGCLVYDLRVAGPAQNQLPKLTSREVLLGGNIPVEQKFDVLVWKSGIPPYCDYIATFEKQKPRRVVGKRNTIYH, encoded by the coding sequence GAGCACAACAAACCTGAAAGGTGTTGTTGAAGATTTAGAAACTAAGATCGCGGATATGAGAGAGTTTGTCATGCTCCTAGGCAGCTACCCTCGCCTACCTCGCCAGCCTTACAGTACATATCTGTTCATGGATAAGTGTATGTTTGGTCGCCGTGTTGAGAAAGAGAAAGTCATCGACTTCTTGCTTTGCAGTGATCTTCCTGATACATATGTCAGCATTCTTCCAATTATTGGTCCACACAGAATTGGAAAGAAAACTCTTGTGCAGCATGCTTGCCAGGATGACAGGGTGAAGAGCTGCTTCtcccatatatttttctttaaagaaGATGATCTGAAGATGGGAGAGCTGTTGCTTAACTCCAAGGCTTCTCCAGGGAAGTATTTGTTTGTTATTGAGTtcatttgtgatgtgaatgaggCAGCATGGACCAAATTCCAATCATATTTGCAGAATATGCCCAGTACTGAAATTAAGGTTGTAATCATTGGTAGAACAGATGATGTTACTAAGTTTGGGACAACCCAACCCATCAGGATGAAGAGGCTGTCTGAAGAAGAGTACTGGTACTACTTCAAGGCACTTTCTTTTGGAAGCATGAATCCTGATGAGCATCCAAAGCTAGCATCTCTGGGCATGCAGTTAGCTACTGAGATGAATGGATCATTTCTTGGTGCAAATATACTAGGTGAACTCTTAAGAGCTAATCCTAACACTCAATTCTGGCAGAGTATCTTATTAAGCTTAAGAGGGTTTGTACAAAAGAACTTGTGTTGGTTTGGTGTACACCCTGAAGATCTTCTTGAAAGAAATACCCCTGTTGATTTCACCAGGATGGCCTTTCTTGGTGCTCAAGTTCATGGTTGCCTGGTTTATGATCTTAGGGTCGCTGGCCCTGCACAAAATCAGCTACCAAAACTAACGTCAAGAGAAGTGTTATTGGGAGGTAATATTCCCGTCGAACAGAAGTTTGATGTGCTGGTATGGAAATCTGGCATTCCACCATACTGTGATTACATAGCTACTTTTGAGAAACAGAAACCACGGCGTGTGGTTGGGAAGAGGAATACCATCTACCACTGA